ATTGCGGCACTTGAAGCGGTACTCCACGCGCGCGCCCGGAAAGTGGTGCAGCACCACCTGCATCATCGTGAACTTGTAGAGGTCGGTGTCGAGCAGGCTGTGGATGATCATGATGATGCGGCGCGCTGGTGTCCTGTTGCTGCGTGCGTCCGATTATCACGGGGCACGTCGGCATGTGCCTACGGCCCCTTCCCCGAGCGTCCTACCGCTGGATCCGGACCTGCAAGCCAGAGTCATTCCACGCCGGCCAGCAAGCAATCGGTCAGCGACAAAAACCCCTCATTTGAAGGAGATAGGTCAATGAACAAAGACACCATCGAAGGCAACTGGAAGCAGCTCAAAGGCAAGGTCAAGGAGCAGTGGGGCAAGCTGACCGACGACGACTTCGATGTCATCGCTGGGAAGCGCGACCAGTTGCTCGGACGCATCCAGGAACGCCACGGCATCAGCCGGGACGAAGCCGAAAAGCAGGTCAAGGACTGGGAGACACGCGAGGGCCGCACGCCCGAGGCGCTCTGGTTCGAGAAGTATTGATCTGGCAACACCAAGGAGCAAATCCATGAAAAAACATCTGCTTATGCTCGCAATTGCCTCGTCATGCCTGGTGGCGACGCAGGCCAGCGCGATGACCCAGGACGAATACAAGGCCGCCAAGGAAAGGATCGAGGCGTCCTACAAGGCGGACAAGGCCAAATGCGACCCCATGAAGGACAACGCGAAGGACGTCTGCCAGAAGGAAGCCAAGGGCAAGGAGAACGTGGCCAAGGCTGAACTCGAGCAGCAATACAAGCCCAGCGACTCCAACGCCCGCAAGGTCGAGGAAGAAAAGGTGAAAGCCACCTACGAGGTCGCCAAGGAAAAATGCGACGACCAGAAGGGTGACGCCAAGAGCGCTTGCGAGAAGCAGGCCAAGGCCGACGAGACCAAAGCCAAGGCGGATATCAAGGCGATGCATGCGAAGAAGTGACGGGCGCCCGGCGCCACGTTGACAAGAACGGCGCCCGAGGGCGCCGTTTTTTCATGCCCGGTCGATGACGAGAAGCTCGCCGACCACTGCCTGCAAGGCCGGCGGCAGCGTCACCGGCCGCTGCGTCGCCCGGTCGACATAGACATGAATGAAATGGCCCTGCGCCGCCGCGGTCTCCGCGCCCTCGGCGAAGAGGGCGATCTCATAGCGCACGCTGGAGCGGCCGACATGCACGACGCGCAAACCTGCTTCGACCGTCTGCGGAAAGGCGAGCGGCGCGAAGTAGTTGCATCCCGTCTCGACCACGAAGCCGATGATGTCCCCGCGATGGATATCGAGCGCGCCGCGCTCGACCAGAAGCGCATTGACCGCGGTGTCGAACCAGCCGTAGTAGACGACGTTGTTGACATGCCCGTACACGTCGTTGTCGGCCCAGCGCGTCGGGATGCTTCGGAAGACGCGAAAGGCGCTGCGGGGATAAGGGGTGGGTTTGGCGTTCATACGAGTGCTCACTGGAGTACCTCGCCTCCGGCTACGGTCCTATGAGCCTTCGGCGCGGCCGTGCGGCTCACGGGTGTCCTCTGGCCGCGGCATTCTGCCATCGCCGCCAGTAGTCGAAGGCCACGCGGAAGGTGGCGAGCTGCACCTGCACCGTCTCGGCGATGTCGCTGGCGTAGCCGCCGGCCATCGCGAACGCGAGCGGGATCCGGCGCTGCCAAGCGAAATCGAAAACACGCCTGTCGCGCGCCTCCAGGCCATCGAAGCTCAGCTTGAGGCGTCCCAGCCGGTCGCGCTCGAAAGGGTCGGCGCCCGCCAGGTAGATCACCAGGCCAGGGGAGAAGCGCCGGTCGAGCTCGTCGAGCGCATGTTCGAGGGCCGCCAGGTAATCGGCGTCGCCACAACCGTCTGGCAGTTCGACATCGAGGTCGCTCGCCTCCTTGCGGAAGGGAAAGTTCTTCTGTCCATGGATCGACAACGTGAACACGCTCGGGTCCTCGCGAAAGATGCGCGCGGTACCGTTGCCCTGATGCACGTCAAGATCGATCACGGCCACCTGCAACGCCGCGCGGCCGCGCCGGCCCTGCTCCGCCTGCATGAGGCGCGCCGCGACGGCGGCATCATTGAACACGCAGAAGCCGCCGCCCCGGTCCGCGCCCGCATGGTGGGTGCCGCCGGCCATATTGCCGGACACGCCCTCGGCCAGCGCGGCGCGGCAGGCGGCGATGGTGGCGCCGGTCGAGCGGCGCGAGCGCTCCACCATGGCTTCGCTCCAGGGAAAGCCGATCTCCCGCATGGCTTGGGCATCCACACTGCCGTCACTGATGGCCGCGATCCATTGCGGCGTGTGGGCCAACGCGAGCTCGCCATCGCTGGCACGTGGCGCCTCGAGCATTTCGACGCCGGGCAGGTGCCGCTCGATCTGCTCGCGCAGCAACACGTAGCGCCCCATCGGAAACCGATGCCCGGGCGGCAGCGGCAAGACGAAGTGGCCCGAATAAAAAGCACGCATGGGGAACATTGTCGGGGACTGTTTTAGAAAGCCGCTTCTAAATTGCTGCATAGCAACAAAAACCTCTTGGAGAGGGGCGCGCCGCTGCCTATACTTTCACCATGCTGCGCCGCAACATAAATATGAATGAAGGGGGGCAGCTCACCCCGGGGACCGTCCCCTTTTCATCTACATGGAGCTTCCACATGGCACTGACCTCTGACCAAATCATCGCCTCCCACAAGGCAAACGTCGAAACGCTGTTCGGCCTCATGACCAAGGCCTTCGAAGGCGTCGAGAAACTGGTGGAACTGAACGTCACCGCCTCCAAGGCTGCCCTGACGGAAGCCGCCGGCACCACGCAAGCGCTGCTGAGCGTCAAGGACGCGCAAGAACTGCTGGCCCTGCAAGCCAGCCTGTTCCAGCCCCTCGCCGAGAAGACCGCCGCCTACAGCCGCCACCTTTACGAAATCGGCCAAGGCACCAGCGCCGAATTCAGCAGGGCGTTCGAAGTCAAGGCCTCTGAAGCCCAGCAAGCGTTCGTCGGCCTGGTCGACAGCGCCGCGAAGAACGCCCCCGCCGGTTCGGAAACCGCCGTTGCCGTGATGAAGAGCGCCGTGGCCGCCGCCAACAACGCCTTCGAGTCGGTCCAGAAAGCCGTCAAGCAAGCCACGGACGTCGCCGAAGCCAACTTCCAGGCCGTCTCGAACACGGCCGTGAACGCCGCCAAGAGCACCGCCCAGACCGCTGCTCGCAAGCGCGCCTGATCATCGAAGAGCCCGCCTCGAGCGGGCGACGATTGTCTCCTTGGGTCCTTCGGGATCCAATTCCAGGGCCCCATCTTCGGATGGGGCTTTTTTTTTGGCCCCTATGATCGCCGGACGAAACGCACTCTTGAGGAGCTGAGCACATGCAGATCGAAGGCAAGGTTTTTATCGTCACCGGAGGAGCTTCGGGCCTCGGCGAAGGCACGGCGCGAATGCTGGCGGCCAACGGCGGCAAGGTGGTGATCGCCGACATGCAGGCGGACAAGGGCGAGACGGTCGCCAAGGACATCGGCGGCGTCTTCGTCAAGTGCGACGTGAGCCAGGAGGCCGACGGCCAAGCCGCGGTGGCCGCCGCCCAGAAGCTGGGCAAGCTGGTCGGCCTGGTCAATTGCGCCGGCATCGCACCTGCCGAAAAGACGGTCGGCAAGAACGGCCCGCATGCACTGGCTGTGTTCAGCAAGACCGTCACCGTAAACTTGATCGGCAGCTTCAACATGATCCGCCTCGCGGCCGACGCCATGAGCCAGAACGAGCCCGAGGCCACCGGCGAGCGCGGCGTGCTGATTTCCACCGCCTCGGTCGCGGCCTACGACGGCCAGATCGGCCAGGCCGCGTACAGCGCTTCGAAGGGCGGCGTGGTCGGCATGACGCTGCCGATCGCCCGCGACCTCGCGCGCAACGGCATCCGCAACATGACGATCGCCCCGGGCATCTTCGGTACGCCGATGCTGTTCGGCATGCCCAAGGAGGTCCAGGACGCCCTCGCCGCCAGCGTGCCTTTCCCTTCGCGCCTGGGTACGCCTGAGGACTACGCCAAGCTGGCGAAGCACATCATCGAGAACGACATGCTCAATGGCGAGGTGATCCGACTCGACGGCGCGATTCGGCTGGCGCCGCGCTGACCGCCGCGATCTCGCCCGGAATCGGCGCCGCGCTGCCCGTGCGCTCGAGGCGCTCGTACTGCGCGATCACCTGGGCGCCGAAGAGCACCAGCGTGGCGGCGATCTCCAGGCTCAGCAGCACGACGATCGCGGTGGTCAGCGAGCCGTACACCACGTTGACCTGCGACAGCGTGGCGAAGTAGAGCACCAGCACGCGACGCGTGATCTCCCAGAGCAGCGCCGCGGTCACGCCGCCCAGCAACGCGTGCCGCAACCGCAGCCGGCCCACGGGCATCACGAGGTAGAGCGAGGTGAGCATGAAGATCTCGCCGCCCAGCCCGAGCAGATACAGCAGCGCCCCCGACACGCCCGAAAGCGACCAGCTGCGGCCGAACAGTTCGACGCTTTCCTGGCCGATTACCTGCAACGCACCCGCCACCAGGGTGACCAGCAGCAGGCCGACGCACAGGCAGAGGATGTAGACATAGGGCATCACCGCCGAAATCAGGAAGTGCCGTGAATGGTCGGCCTTGCGGTGATGAAAGATCACGGCCATTGCGCTTTCGAGCACGGTGAATGCGAGCGAGCTGAAAAAAATCATCGTCACCAACAACACCGGCCCCATCAGATCGCGATGGGCCAGGAAGTTCGACAGCTCGCCCACGATTGCCCGTGACTGGCCGGGAAGCAGCCACTCGAGGTAGCGGCCCACCGAACTCAGCAGTTCCGCCTGGTCGACGAAGTGCGACATCGCGATCACGCTGAGGATCAGGATCGGCACGATCGACAGCAGCGCGTAGTAGGCGACCGCCCCCGCGAGCAGCAGGCCCTGGTTGGCCCGGAACGCCTTGACTGCCTCCCAGGCGAAACGCAGGGGATGGCGCAGCAAGGGCACTGCGTGGCGGACGTTACGGCGAATCATGCAGATGAGGCCCGGGATCCGAAGCGGCCAGTATGCCGCCCCGGGCGCGTTGACATGCGGTCTTGCGTATGATTTGCCGCTCTCCGCCTACATGACCATCCCCTCCTCTTTCATCCAGGAACTGATCGCGCGCGCCGACGTGGTGGAGATCGTCGGGCGCTACGTCCAGCTGAAGAAGGCCGGCGCCAATTTCATGGGGCTGTGCCCCTTCCATGGCGAGAAGTCGCCCTCCTTCTCGGTCAGCCCGACCAAGCAGTTCTATCACTGCTTCGGCTGCGGGGCGCACGGCAACGCGATCGGCTTCCTCATGGATCATGCCGGCATGGGTTTTGTCGAGGCAGTGAACGACCTCGCCGGGCAATACGGCCTGCAAGTGCCCGAAGACGACGCCTCGCCGGAGGAGCGCGCGCGAGCCGCCGGGCAGCGCCAGAAGCAGGCGACGTTGTCCGAGGTGCTCGAGAAGGCGGGCGAGGCCTATCGCAAGCAGTTGCGCCAGTCGAAGACCGCCATCGATTACCTCAAGGGCCGCGGCCTCTCGGGCGAGATCGCCCGGCAGTTCGGCATCGGCTACGCGCCGCCCGGCTGGCGCACGCTGGCCAGCGTGTTTCCCGACTACGACGACCCGCTGCTGGTCGAGAGCGGCCTGGTGATCGCCGGCGAGGCCGACGAAAACAGTGAAGGCAAGCGTTATGACCGCTTCCGCGACCGGGTGATGTTCCCGATCCGCAACGTCAAGGGCGAATGTATCGGCTTCGGCGGCCGGGTGCTGGGCGACGAGAAACCCAAGTACCTCAATTCGCCTGAGACCCCGGTCTTCAGCAAGGGCCGCGAACTCTACGGCCTCTACGAAGCCCGCGTCGCCTTCCGCGAGCACGGCTATGCACTGGTGACCGAGGGCTACATGGACGTGGTGGCGCTGGCCCAGCTGGGCTTCCCGAACGCGGTCGCGACACTGGGCACGGCCTGCACCTCGGATCATGTCCAGAAGCTGTTCCGCTTCACCGAGTCGGTGGTGTTCAGTTTCGACGGCGACGCCGCCGGCAGGCGCGCGGCCCGCAAGGCGCTTGACGGCGCCCTGCCCTACGCGACCGACGTGCGCAGCGTCAAGTTCCTGTTCCTGCCGACCGAGCACGATCCCGACAGCTTCATCCGCGAATTCGGGGCCGACGCCTTCGCGCGTTTCGTGAGCGAGGCCACGCCGCTGAGCCGCTTCATGGTCGAAGTCGCGCGCGAGGGCTGCGACCTCGGCAGCGCCGAAGGACGTGCCCATATGGCCAGCAACGCCCGGCCGCTGTGGAGCACCCTGCCCGAGGGCGCGCTCAAGCGGCAGTTGCTCACCGAGATCGCCGAGATGGTCCAGTTGAGCGCCCAGGAGCTGGGCGAGCTGTGGCTGCCCCCCGGGGCGGCCCGCCCCGCCGGGTCCAGTCCGCGCGAGCGCCGCGAAGGCCGGACCCGGTCGCGGGAAGACCGCTACGAGTTCCGCGCTTCGGCCCCACGTGCCCCTGCCCGCGGCCGCACCCTGCCGCCCGGCCGGCCCGATGTGGCCGCGCGCCTGCTGCTGTCGAGCATGGCGGAATGGGAGGCCCTGCCCCACGAGCTCCATGACCTGCTGTGCGAGCTCCCCGGCGAGCACGGACAGCTCTTCGCCTGGCTGGACAGCCAGTTGCACGAACACGGAGTGCAGCCATGGGCGGCACTGCGCGAGGGCCTGCGCGGCCTTGACTTCGAGGCGCTGGCGCTGCGCGTCATGACCGGCCCCGACGGCGGGCCGCTCGGCGACCCCGAGGGCGAGCACGCAGCGGAGGCCGCGCGCGAACTGCGCAACGTGCTCGACTTCATGCTGGACGATCGCCTCAAGGCTCAACAGAGTGAGGCCATCGCCGCCGTCGGGAGCGATCCGCGGGCCCTGGAGCGCTACAAGGCCCTGGAATCGCGGCGGCTGGAGCTGCGCGCCCGCCTGCATCCTCGATAGGATTGCTTGAAAAATGCGCAGCGCGCTATAATTTAAGGCTTCGCATACAAGCGAAATAAAGGCAAGAGCGACAGCAGCACCTCCGGGCCGACTCGATGCGCAACGCAATTTCCGATGAATACACGTCGGAATACGGGTCAATAACCGCAAGGACTGCACACCAAATGTTCGCCCGACATCTTGTCTTTTGACGCGCGTTCGAGGGGTCGCCAGCGGCCTTTTGTTCGCCCCTTTCCGTTTTTTGTGCTCCCGCCTGCGCCGGGCTGTTGGCGCCTGTGATTCTGTTGGTTCAATTCTTGTTGTACGAGGTCTTATGCCCAGTTCAAAGAAGCCTGCCGTGTCCGCCGCCAACAAACCGGTTGCAGAGAAACCGTTGAAAGCTGCGGCCCTGCCGGCAACTAAGACGGGTACCGCCGCGTCCAAGGCCACAGCCGCAACGAAAGTGAAAACCGTGCCCACCAAATCGTCCCCCACCGCTGAACCCAAGAAGACCGCCGCAGCAGCGGTTGCCGCCGCTCCCGCCACCGCCGCCCGCAAGGTCGGCCGTCCGCCCAAGGCGGCCGGTGCCGCACCCGCCGCCGGCGGCGCCAAGCGCGGCCGCAAGCCCAAGGCTGCCGCCCAGGCGCCCGCCAGCGACGTCGACCTGTCCGACATCGAAGACGAGCTGGTCGGTGACGAACCCGCGGCGACCGAAGAGAAGGTCAAGCCGCTGCGCATGAAGATCAGCAAGGCCAAGGAACGCGCCTTGATGAAGGAGTTCGGGCTCGACGAGACCGTACTGTCCGAGGAAGACCTGGCCAAGCGCCGCTCCCGCCTCAAGACCCTGATCACCCTGGGCAAGACCCGCGGCTACCTGACGCACGGCGAGATCTCCGACCACCTGCCCGACAAGCTGGTCGACGCCGAAACCATGGAAGTCGTGGTCACCATGCTCAACGACATGGGCGTGGCGGTCTACGAGCAGACGCCCGACGCCGAGACGCTGCTGCTTAACAACACGGCGCCTACCGCCACCACGGTGGAAGAAGCCGAAGAGGAGGCCGAAGCCGCCCTCTCGACGGTCGACAGCGAATTCGGCCGCACTACCGACCCCGTGCGCATGTACATGCGCGAGATGGGCACGGTCGAGCTGCTGACGCGCGAGGGCGAGATCGAGATCGCCAAGCGCATCGAAGGCGGCCTGATGGCCATGATGGAGGCCATCTCGGCCTCGCCCGCCACCATCGCCGAGATCCTGCGCCTGGGCCAGGAGATCCGCGACGGCAAGGTCGTCATCTCCACCATCGTCGACGGCTTCTCGAACCCCAACGAGGCCGATGACTACGTGGCCGAGGAAGACTTCGACGAGTTCGACGAGGAAGACGACGACGACGGCAAGGGCGGCTCCAAGGCGCTGACGAAGAAGCTCGAGGAGCTCAAGAACGAAGCGCTCGCGCGTTTCGACCGGATCGCCGTGCTGTTCGAGAAGGTCCACAGGGTCTACGACAAGGAAGGCTACGGCACGCCGGCCTACCAGAAGGCGCAGCATGCGCTGTCGGAAGAGCTGATGACCATCCGCTTCACGGCCCGCACCATCGAGAAGCTGTGCGACCTGGTGCGCACCCAGGTGGACGACGTGCGCAAGAAGGAGCGCGAGCTGCGCCGCATCATCGTGGACAAGTGCGGCTTCCCGCAGGAAGAGTTCATCCGCGACTTCAGCGGCTACGACAAGAACGGCCACCGCGTGGCGTCCAATCTGCTCAATCTCAAGTGGGTCGAGAAGCAGGCCGCGTCCGGCAAGCCCTGGAGCGCCGTGCTGGCCCGCAACATCCCGCCGGTGCAGGAACTGCAGCAGAAGCTGACCGACATCCAGTCCCGCGTGGTGGTGCCGCTGGCCGAGCTCAAGGACATCAACAAGCGCATGAACGAAGGCGAGTCATCCTCGCGTGATGCCAAGAAGGAAATGATCGAGGCCAACCTGCGCCTCGTGATTTCCATCGCCAAGAAGTACACCAACCGCGGCCTGCAGTTCCTGGACCTGATCCAGGAAGGCAACATCGGCCTGATGAAGGCGGTCGACAAGTTCGAATACCGCCGCGGCTACAAGTTCTCGACCTATGCGACATGGTGGATCCGCCAGGCGATCACGCGCTCGATCGCCGACCAGGCGCGCACCATCCGCATCCCGGTGCACATGATCGAGACCATCAACAAGATGAACCGCATCAGCCGCCAGCATCTGCAGGAGTTCGGCTTCGAGCCCGACGCGGGCATCCTGGCCGCCAAGATGGAGATCCCGGAAGACAAGATCCGCAAGATCATGAAGATCGCCAAGGAGCCGATCTCGATGGAAACCCCCATCGGGGACGACGACGATTCGCACCTGGGCGACTTCATCGAGGACAGCAGCAACACCGCGCCGATCGAGGCCGCGATGCAGGCCGGCCTGCGCGACGTGGTCAAGGACATCCTCGACAGCCTGACGCCGCGCGAGGCAAAGGTGCTGCGCATGCGCTTCGGCATCGAGATGTCCACCGACCACACGCTGGAAGAAGTGGGCAAGCAGTTCGACGTGACGCGCGAGCGCATCCGCCAGATCGAGGCAAAGGCATTGCGCAAGCTCAAGCATCCCTCGCGTTCCGACAAGCTGCGCAGCTTTATTGATACGCTCTGATCCCCAGCGGATCCTCGAGCCCGAACGCCCGCTTTGCCTTCACAGGCGGCGGGCGTTCTCTTTGGCCGCGACACAAAGACCAAAACCAAGAACGGAAGAACGGAGACTGGCCGCATGAACCCCGACGCCAACAAACTCTGGCACGCGCCACGCTGGGCGCTGGCCGTGCTGCTGGCGGTGCTGGGCATGCTCGGGCCCTTCTCGATCGATACCTACATCCCGGCCTTCGCAGGCATCGCCCAGACCATCGGCGCAACGCCTGCCGAGATGCAGCAGACGCTCTCGGCCTACCTGTTCGGCTTCGCCTTCATGAACCTGTTCCACGGCGCGCTGTCCGACAGCTTCGGCCGCCGCCCGGTGGTGCTGTGGGGCCTGGCGGTGTTCACCATCGCCTCGCTGGGCTGCGCGCTCTCCCAGACCATCGGCCAGCTGGTGTTCTTCCGTGCGCTGCAGGGCCTGTCGACCGGTGCCGGCATCGTGGTTTCGCGTGCGGTGATCCGCGACATGTTTCCGCCGGCCGACGCACAGCGGGTGATGAGCCAGGTCACGATCTACTTCGGCGTCGCGCCGGCGATCGCGCCGATCATCGGCGGCTTCCTGTTCGTGCACCTGGGGTGGCACAGCATCTTCTGGTTCCTGGTCGCGGTAGGCGTGGTGCTGTTCGGCGCCAACTGGAAGCTGCTGCCCGAAACGCTGCACCACAGCCAGCGGCAACCCTTCGAAGTGCGCCACCTGATGCGCGGCTACTGGAACCTGTGCTCCGACCCGCGCTTCCTGCTGCTGGCGCTGGCCAGCGGCGTGCCCTTCAACGGCATGTTCCTCTACGTGCTCGCAGCGCCTGCCTTCCTCGGCGACCACCTGGCGCTCGCGCCCACGCAGTTCTTCTGGTTCTTCCTGCTGACCATCGGCGGCATCATGGCCGGTGCGTGGGCCAGCGGCCGCATGGCGGGCAAGGTGGCGCCCAAGCGGCAGATCCGCGACGGCTTCCTGATCATGTTGCTGACCTCGATCGCCAACGTGATCGCCAACGCCCTCTTCACGCCGCACGCAGCCTGGGCGCTGTGGCCGCTCGCGGTGTTCGCTTTCGGCTGGGCGCTGATGGTGCCGGTGGTCACGCTGCTGGTGCTCGACCTGCATCCCGAGCGCCGCGGCATGGCCTCTTCGCTGCAGGCCGTGATCGGCTCGACCGCCAACGGCATCGTGGCCGGCTTGGTCGCTCCGCTGGTCATGCATTCGACGCTGGCGCTGGCGCTGACCTCGATCGGGATGATGAGCATCGGCCTGGTGGCCTGGGGCTGGCTGCACGGCCGCTGGCCCGAGATCGGACGTCGGGTCGCCGGCGAGGTCGCCTGAGCATGGGACGCGAGGCGCTGCGCACCTTCGCCCGCTCCTGGCTGCCGGGCCGCACCAATGTCAATACGCGCGAACGCCTGCGCGCTGTTGCCGGTGCCGGGCTGGGCCTGCTGCTCACAGTGCTGATCCTGCAGCTCGCGGGGTTGGACTCAGGCGGCCACTGGCTGATCGCACCGCTGGGCGCCA
Above is a window of Variovorax sp. RA8 DNA encoding:
- a CDS encoding CsbD family protein, whose protein sequence is MNKDTIEGNWKQLKGKVKEQWGKLTDDDFDVIAGKRDQLLGRIQERHGISRDEAEKQVKDWETREGRTPEALWFEKY
- a CDS encoding acyl-CoA thioesterase, encoding MNAKPTPYPRSAFRVFRSIPTRWADNDVYGHVNNVVYYGWFDTAVNALLVERGALDIHRGDIIGFVVETGCNYFAPLAFPQTVEAGLRVVHVGRSSVRYEIALFAEGAETAAAQGHFIHVYVDRATQRPVTLPPALQAVVGELLVIDRA
- a CDS encoding histone deacetylase family protein is translated as MRAFYSGHFVLPLPPGHRFPMGRYVLLREQIERHLPGVEMLEAPRASDGELALAHTPQWIAAISDGSVDAQAMREIGFPWSEAMVERSRRSTGATIAACRAALAEGVSGNMAGGTHHAGADRGGGFCVFNDAAVAARLMQAEQGRRGRAALQVAVIDLDVHQGNGTARIFREDPSVFTLSIHGQKNFPFRKEASDLDVELPDGCGDADYLAALEHALDELDRRFSPGLVIYLAGADPFERDRLGRLKLSFDGLEARDRRVFDFAWQRRIPLAFAMAGGYASDIAETVQVQLATFRVAFDYWRRWQNAAARGHP
- a CDS encoding phasin family protein, whose translation is MALTSDQIIASHKANVETLFGLMTKAFEGVEKLVELNVTASKAALTEAAGTTQALLSVKDAQELLALQASLFQPLAEKTAAYSRHLYEIGQGTSAEFSRAFEVKASEAQQAFVGLVDSAAKNAPAGSETAVAVMKSAVAAANNAFESVQKAVKQATDVAEANFQAVSNTAVNAAKSTAQTAARKRA
- a CDS encoding 3-hydroxyacyl-CoA dehydrogenase — translated: MQIEGKVFIVTGGASGLGEGTARMLAANGGKVVIADMQADKGETVAKDIGGVFVKCDVSQEADGQAAVAAAQKLGKLVGLVNCAGIAPAEKTVGKNGPHALAVFSKTVTVNLIGSFNMIRLAADAMSQNEPEATGERGVLISTASVAAYDGQIGQAAYSASKGGVVGMTLPIARDLARNGIRNMTIAPGIFGTPMLFGMPKEVQDALAASVPFPSRLGTPEDYAKLAKHIIENDMLNGEVIRLDGAIRLAPR
- a CDS encoding YihY/virulence factor BrkB family protein codes for the protein MIRRNVRHAVPLLRHPLRFAWEAVKAFRANQGLLLAGAVAYYALLSIVPILILSVIAMSHFVDQAELLSSVGRYLEWLLPGQSRAIVGELSNFLAHRDLMGPVLLVTMIFFSSLAFTVLESAMAVIFHHRKADHSRHFLISAVMPYVYILCLCVGLLLVTLVAGALQVIGQESVELFGRSWSLSGVSGALLYLLGLGGEIFMLTSLYLVMPVGRLRLRHALLGGVTAALLWEITRRVLVLYFATLSQVNVVYGSLTTAIVVLLSLEIAATLVLFGAQVIAQYERLERTGSAAPIPGEIAAVSAAPAESRRRVGSPRH
- the dnaG gene encoding DNA primase; amino-acid sequence: MTIPSSFIQELIARADVVEIVGRYVQLKKAGANFMGLCPFHGEKSPSFSVSPTKQFYHCFGCGAHGNAIGFLMDHAGMGFVEAVNDLAGQYGLQVPEDDASPEERARAAGQRQKQATLSEVLEKAGEAYRKQLRQSKTAIDYLKGRGLSGEIARQFGIGYAPPGWRTLASVFPDYDDPLLVESGLVIAGEADENSEGKRYDRFRDRVMFPIRNVKGECIGFGGRVLGDEKPKYLNSPETPVFSKGRELYGLYEARVAFREHGYALVTEGYMDVVALAQLGFPNAVATLGTACTSDHVQKLFRFTESVVFSFDGDAAGRRAARKALDGALPYATDVRSVKFLFLPTEHDPDSFIREFGADAFARFVSEATPLSRFMVEVAREGCDLGSAEGRAHMASNARPLWSTLPEGALKRQLLTEIAEMVQLSAQELGELWLPPGAARPAGSSPRERREGRTRSREDRYEFRASAPRAPARGRTLPPGRPDVAARLLLSSMAEWEALPHELHDLLCELPGEHGQLFAWLDSQLHEHGVQPWAALREGLRGLDFEALALRVMTGPDGGPLGDPEGEHAAEAARELRNVLDFMLDDRLKAQQSEAIAAVGSDPRALERYKALESRRLELRARLHPR
- the rpoD gene encoding RNA polymerase sigma factor RpoD; protein product: MPSSKKPAVSAANKPVAEKPLKAAALPATKTGTAASKATAATKVKTVPTKSSPTAEPKKTAAAAVAAAPATAARKVGRPPKAAGAAPAAGGAKRGRKPKAAAQAPASDVDLSDIEDELVGDEPAATEEKVKPLRMKISKAKERALMKEFGLDETVLSEEDLAKRRSRLKTLITLGKTRGYLTHGEISDHLPDKLVDAETMEVVVTMLNDMGVAVYEQTPDAETLLLNNTAPTATTVEEAEEEAEAALSTVDSEFGRTTDPVRMYMREMGTVELLTREGEIEIAKRIEGGLMAMMEAISASPATIAEILRLGQEIRDGKVVISTIVDGFSNPNEADDYVAEEDFDEFDEEDDDDGKGGSKALTKKLEELKNEALARFDRIAVLFEKVHRVYDKEGYGTPAYQKAQHALSEELMTIRFTARTIEKLCDLVRTQVDDVRKKERELRRIIVDKCGFPQEEFIRDFSGYDKNGHRVASNLLNLKWVEKQAASGKPWSAVLARNIPPVQELQQKLTDIQSRVVVPLAELKDINKRMNEGESSSRDAKKEMIEANLRLVISIAKKYTNRGLQFLDLIQEGNIGLMKAVDKFEYRRGYKFSTYATWWIRQAITRSIADQARTIRIPVHMIETINKMNRISRQHLQEFGFEPDAGILAAKMEIPEDKIRKIMKIAKEPISMETPIGDDDDSHLGDFIEDSSNTAPIEAAMQAGLRDVVKDILDSLTPREAKVLRMRFGIEMSTDHTLEEVGKQFDVTRERIRQIEAKALRKLKHPSRSDKLRSFIDTL
- a CDS encoding multidrug effflux MFS transporter translates to MNPDANKLWHAPRWALAVLLAVLGMLGPFSIDTYIPAFAGIAQTIGATPAEMQQTLSAYLFGFAFMNLFHGALSDSFGRRPVVLWGLAVFTIASLGCALSQTIGQLVFFRALQGLSTGAGIVVSRAVIRDMFPPADAQRVMSQVTIYFGVAPAIAPIIGGFLFVHLGWHSIFWFLVAVGVVLFGANWKLLPETLHHSQRQPFEVRHLMRGYWNLCSDPRFLLLALASGVPFNGMFLYVLAAPAFLGDHLALAPTQFFWFFLLTIGGIMAGAWASGRMAGKVAPKRQIRDGFLIMLLTSIANVIANALFTPHAAWALWPLAVFAFGWALMVPVVTLLVLDLHPERRGMASSLQAVIGSTANGIVAGLVAPLVMHSTLALALTSIGMMSIGLVAWGWLHGRWPEIGRRVAGEVA